One region of Candidatus Omnitrophota bacterium genomic DNA includes:
- the cimA gene encoding citramalate synthase, which yields MKDVKLYDTTLRDGAQTEGISYSVNDKLRITEKLAGLGIHYIEGGWPGSNPKDMQFFKAAKKLKLKNSGIVAFGSTRRANTAISRDAIVRGLLDSGTKHITIFGKSWDMHVRDVFKVPLEENLKMISETVSYLKSKGKTVFYDAEHFFDGYKSDPDFAAKTLFAARDAGADCIILCDTNGGTITSDLVDTVKEVLAKLDCPVGIHCHNDCAMAVANSIAAVQAGCAQVQGTFNGYGERCGNADLAAVIGNLKLKLGINCVTNAQLKELTETSRFIAEISNVKQQENQPFVGNSAFTHKAGVHINAIMKNPVTYEHIDPRLVGNKRRLLVSELSGKTSILLKAEALELDLNLTKEAPKTKKILKLLQKLEHEGYHFEAAEGSLELLLKRAFKKYKRFFELEGFKVVTEHKGNKLLSEATIKVKVNKVEEHTAAEGDGPINALDNALRKALLEFYPALAEMRLSDFKVRVLDEKAGTAAKVRVLIQSEDAKDSWWTIGVSENIIEASWNALVDSIEYKLLKDRK from the coding sequence ATGAAAGATGTGAAATTATACGACACGACGCTTCGCGACGGTGCGCAGACCGAGGGGATCTCCTATTCGGTGAATGATAAGCTGCGCATCACGGAGAAGCTTGCCGGCCTGGGCATCCATTATATCGAGGGCGGATGGCCGGGGTCCAACCCGAAGGATATGCAGTTCTTCAAGGCCGCGAAGAAACTTAAATTGAAGAATTCCGGTATCGTCGCTTTCGGATCGACCCGCCGCGCCAACACGGCGATCAGCCGCGATGCCATCGTCCGCGGGCTCCTGGATTCCGGCACAAAACATATCACTATTTTCGGAAAGTCATGGGACATGCATGTCAGGGACGTCTTCAAGGTCCCGCTCGAAGAGAATTTAAAGATGATCTCAGAGACCGTTTCGTACTTAAAGTCAAAAGGGAAAACGGTGTTTTACGACGCCGAGCATTTCTTTGACGGCTACAAGAGCGATCCGGATTTCGCCGCGAAAACGCTGTTCGCCGCGCGCGACGCCGGAGCGGACTGCATCATCCTTTGCGACACGAACGGCGGGACGATTACATCGGATCTCGTCGATACCGTAAAAGAAGTGTTGGCGAAACTTGACTGCCCGGTAGGGATCCATTGCCACAACGACTGCGCCATGGCCGTCGCTAATTCTATCGCGGCCGTCCAGGCGGGATGCGCGCAGGTCCAGGGGACATTTAACGGTTACGGCGAGCGCTGCGGAAACGCCGACCTCGCAGCGGTGATCGGTAACCTTAAATTGAAATTAGGGATCAACTGCGTGACTAACGCGCAACTTAAGGAACTGACCGAGACATCGAGATTTATCGCAGAGATCAGCAACGTAAAACAGCAGGAGAACCAGCCGTTCGTGGGCAACAGCGCTTTCACCCATAAGGCAGGGGTGCACATCAACGCTATAATGAAAAACCCGGTCACATACGAGCATATCGACCCGCGGTTGGTCGGGAACAAGAGGAGGCTTTTGGTATCCGAACTTTCCGGAAAGACCTCTATCCTGCTGAAGGCCGAGGCGCTCGAGTTGGACCTCAACCTTACAAAAGAGGCGCCCAAGACCAAGAAGATCCTGAAACTTCTGCAGAAACTTGAGCATGAGGGTTATCATTTTGAGGCCGCGGAAGGTTCGCTGGAACTTTTATTGAAGCGGGCGTTCAAGAAATACAAGAGATTCTTCGAACTCGAGGGCTTCAAGGTCGTTACGGAGCATAAAGGCAACAAGCTGCTTTCCGAAGCGACTATAAAGGTAAAAGTCAACAAAGTCGAGGAGCATACCGCGGCCGAGGGAGACGGCCCTATTAACGCCCTGGATAACGCGCTGCGCAAGGCGCTCCTGGAATTCTACCCTGCTTTGGCGGAGATGCGCCTTTCCGACTTCAAGGTGCGCGTGCTTGACGAAAAGGCCGGCACCGCGGCGAAGGTCCGCGTCCTCATCCAATCGGAAGATGCGAAGGACTCATGGTGGACTATCGGCGTATCCGAG
- a CDS encoding aspartate kinase: MRSLIVQKYGGSSVANPERIINVAKRVVRYKKEGYDVVVVVSALGDTTDELIELAYKVTDDPSEREMDMLISTGEQISCALLAMAVEKLGEPAISFTGAQVGIITDTSHTKARILNISSADRIKERLKEGKIVVVAGFQGMSIKKEITTLGRGGSDLTAVALASALGAKICEIYTDVDGVYTADPRIVKNAKKLSKVSYDEMLELASLGAKVMQARSVEYGKRYDIPIHVRSSFSNAEGTIICKEAKSMERIDVSGVALQKDEAKLTICDVPDKPGIAATIFKELGVNNIVIDMIVQNVSRTGTTDVSFTVLTEDLAKTMKVAKKVAREIGAGEVVKDENIAKISIVGIGMRSHAGIAARMFKALASKKINIEMISTSEIKISCVIGKKHGELALKTLHDEFDLKKAK, from the coding sequence GTGAGATCGCTAATAGTCCAAAAATACGGGGGCTCTTCTGTCGCGAATCCCGAAAGGATCATAAACGTCGCCAAACGCGTTGTGCGTTACAAAAAAGAGGGCTATGACGTCGTGGTCGTCGTGTCGGCGCTGGGCGACACCACAGACGAGCTCATCGAACTTGCATACAAGGTCACCGACGACCCGTCCGAACGCGAGATGGACATGCTTATCTCTACCGGCGAACAGATATCGTGCGCTTTACTGGCTATGGCAGTTGAGAAGCTCGGCGAGCCGGCGATATCTTTTACCGGCGCCCAGGTCGGCATCATAACCGATACCTCCCATACCAAAGCGCGTATTTTAAATATATCATCCGCCGACAGGATAAAGGAACGGCTTAAGGAAGGCAAGATAGTGGTAGTCGCCGGATTCCAGGGAATGAGCATAAAGAAGGAAATAACCACCCTCGGCCGCGGCGGAAGCGACCTGACCGCGGTCGCGCTCGCGAGCGCGCTCGGCGCGAAGATATGCGAGATATATACCGACGTCGACGGGGTCTACACCGCAGACCCGAGGATAGTCAAGAACGCCAAAAAACTTTCGAAGGTGAGTTATGACGAGATGCTGGAACTCGCCTCGCTCGGCGCGAAGGTGATGCAGGCGAGGTCCGTAGAATACGGCAAGCGTTACGATATACCCATACATGTCCGCTCGAGTTTCTCGAACGCCGAAGGGACTATAATCTGCAAGGAGGCAAAATCGATGGAGAGAATAGACGTAAGCGGTGTCGCGCTGCAAAAAGACGAGGCAAAGCTGACCATCTGTGATGTCCCGGACAAGCCGGGGATCGCCGCCACTATATTCAAGGAATTAGGGGTAAATAACATAGTCATAGACATGATAGTCCAGAACGTGAGCCGAACCGGCACCACCGACGTCTCATTTACCGTCCTGACCGAGGACCTGGCCAAGACCATGAAGGTCGCCAAGAAGGTCGCCAGGGAGATAGGCGCCGGAGAGGTGGTAAAGGACGAGAACATAGCGAAGATATCGATAGTCGGCATCGGAATGAGGAGCCACGCCGGCATCGCGGCGCGGATGTTCAAGGCGCTGGCTTCGAAGAAAATAAACATCGAGATGATATCTACATCCGAGATAAAGATATCCTGCGTCATCGGGAAGAAACACGGGGAATTGGCGCTTAAGACCCTCCATGACGAATTTGACCTGAAGAAGGCAAAATAA